The proteins below are encoded in one region of Halalkalicoccus jeotgali B3:
- a CDS encoding LSM domain-containing protein: protein MSGRPLDVLEAAIGDIVTVQLKDGEEFVGTLTGYDQHMNVVVEDDDNTTIIRGDNVVSITP from the coding sequence ATGAGTGGACGCCCGCTTGACGTACTCGAGGCCGCGATCGGCGACATCGTCACCGTCCAGCTGAAGGACGGAGAGGAGTTCGTCGGCACCCTGACGGGCTACGATCAGCACATGAACGTCGTCGTCGAGGACGATGACAACACAACGATTATACGCGGCGATAACGTCGTTTCGATAACTCCATGA
- a CDS encoding polysaccharide deacetylase family protein — protein sequence MRKSLSRRTFIGTVGASSIALAGCMGDGNDTNGNDNDDNNSGNGSNNDSGTGNGDDNNNDDGPSEAAQAAQTEYGEVLDDFESVNWYALRDEQVNPDGQAVTGSQSMLVETDSNVSTVALAPSSPLDLTDQYLSAAVKVTSPVGGRLSMHVRAPNGDNYVTSARTLPSGVDEWFRVDFGYTVGYGGPDFSEVQEIRLEMVAPDGESIEYRVDDLRTTPAQDESNVILAFYGGLEEHYETVFPMLEERGWVGTLGISQDYLNTSGRLNIEQLREMRDAGWDVCSYPMHAGDLTQYGAEEQRRIVENNRDYLANRGFEDGSQHFFTPRNRMNNDLLNVLRDTHETAYVFGGCSSGIPPTGRHTISAISGSSYQSTRKPILRADIHNQVVVPYFEHIGEEGMSVEEFEMQLDRIEDNSYGAGLEPITPTQLLENY from the coding sequence ATGAGAAAATCACTATCCCGACGGACCTTTATCGGCACTGTTGGCGCCTCCTCCATCGCGCTGGCCGGCTGTATGGGTGATGGAAACGACACTAACGGAAACGACAATGACGACAACAATTCCGGGAACGGCTCCAACAACGACTCCGGGACCGGAAACGGAGACGACAACAACAACGATGACGGGCCGAGCGAGGCCGCCCAGGCCGCCCAAACGGAGTACGGCGAGGTCCTCGACGACTTCGAGTCCGTCAACTGGTACGCCCTCCGGGACGAACAGGTCAACCCCGACGGACAGGCCGTCACCGGCAGCCAGTCGATGCTGGTCGAAACCGACAGCAACGTCTCGACTGTTGCGCTGGCCCCGTCCTCGCCGCTGGACCTCACCGATCAGTACCTCTCGGCGGCGGTGAAGGTCACCTCGCCCGTCGGCGGCCGGCTGTCGATGCACGTCCGTGCGCCCAACGGGGACAACTACGTCACCTCCGCGCGCACGCTGCCAAGCGGCGTCGACGAGTGGTTCCGGGTCGACTTCGGCTACACCGTCGGCTACGGCGGGCCCGACTTCTCGGAGGTCCAAGAGATCCGCCTTGAGATGGTCGCCCCCGATGGCGAGTCCATCGAGTACCGGGTCGACGACCTGCGGACGACGCCCGCACAGGACGAGAGCAACGTCATCCTCGCCTTCTACGGCGGGTTGGAGGAGCACTACGAGACGGTCTTCCCGATGCTCGAAGAACGTGGCTGGGTTGGGACGCTCGGCATCTCGCAGGACTACCTCAACACCTCGGGCCGGCTCAATATCGAGCAGCTCCGGGAGATGCGCGACGCGGGCTGGGACGTCTGTTCGTATCCCATGCACGCCGGCGACCTGACCCAGTACGGCGCCGAGGAGCAACGCCGGATCGTCGAGAACAACCGCGACTACCTCGCGAACCGCGGGTTCGAGGACGGCTCTCAGCACTTCTTCACACCGCGCAACCGGATGAACAACGACCTGCTGAACGTGCTGCGTGACACCCACGAGACCGCCTACGTCTTCGGCGGGTGTTCGAGCGGGATCCCGCCGACGGGCCGTCACACCATCTCGGCGATCAGCGGATCGAGCTACCAGAGCACCCGTAAGCCGATCCTGCGTGCCGACATCCACAATCAGGTGGTCGTTCCGTACTTCGAGCACATCGGCGAGGAGGGAATGAGCGTCGAGGAGTTCGAGATGCAACTCGACCGCATCGAGGACAACAGCTACGGCGCCGGTCTCGAGCCCATCACGCCGACCCAACTGCTCGAGAACTACTGA
- the purF gene encoding amidophosphoribosyltransferase, whose product MDTGQAVDGPTEKCGVVGVSFRDRDAARPLYYSLYALQHRGQESAGIVTHDGFQQHSHVGMGLVGDAFSETDLAELNGQTGIGHVRYPTAGSVDSSCAQPFSVSFKSGSLGLSHNGNLVNADEIREELAGMGHAFTSDGDTEVIAHDLATNLLNEDLVRAVKHTMNRIHGSYSLAISHDDTVLGLRDPEGNRPLCIGKLDEGYMIASESAAIDTLDGELVRDVRPGELVVLSPGGFDSYQLVEREHTAHCFFEHVYFARPDSVIDDNLVYEVRRELGRQLWEENGIDTDVVMPVPDSGRAFASGYAEASEGVEFAEGLMKNRYVGRTFIMPTQDERERAVRLKLNPIRSTVEGKSVTLIDDSIVRGTTSNQLVSLLREAGATEVHMRIGAPPITAPCYMGINMATREELIAAGQSVEDVREEIGADSLAYLSIDAIAAALGEKHDDLCLGCVTGNYPYEIDGEDTDREVERPQIDDRGLPADD is encoded by the coding sequence ATGGACACGGGGCAGGCGGTCGACGGGCCGACCGAGAAATGCGGCGTCGTCGGCGTCTCCTTCCGGGACCGGGACGCCGCGCGGCCGCTGTATTACTCGCTGTACGCGCTGCAACACCGCGGCCAGGAGTCGGCTGGGATCGTCACCCACGACGGCTTCCAGCAACACAGCCACGTCGGCATGGGGCTCGTGGGCGATGCCTTCTCCGAGACGGACCTCGCCGAGCTCAACGGACAAACCGGGATCGGCCACGTCCGGTATCCCACTGCGGGCAGCGTCGATTCGTCCTGCGCCCAGCCCTTCTCGGTCTCCTTTAAGAGCGGGTCGCTCGGGCTCAGCCACAACGGTAATCTCGTCAACGCCGACGAGATCCGCGAGGAACTGGCCGGGATGGGTCACGCCTTCACGTCCGACGGTGACACCGAGGTGATCGCCCACGATCTGGCGACGAACCTGCTGAACGAGGATCTGGTGCGGGCGGTCAAACACACGATGAACCGGATCCACGGCTCCTATTCGCTCGCGATCTCCCACGACGACACCGTCCTGGGGCTTCGCGACCCCGAAGGTAATCGGCCGCTGTGTATCGGGAAACTCGACGAGGGTTACATGATCGCCTCCGAGTCGGCGGCGATCGATACGCTGGACGGTGAACTCGTCCGTGACGTCCGTCCCGGCGAGCTGGTCGTGCTCTCACCTGGCGGTTTCGACTCCTATCAGTTGGTCGAGCGCGAGCACACCGCCCACTGTTTCTTCGAACACGTCTACTTCGCGCGGCCCGACAGCGTGATCGACGACAACCTCGTCTACGAGGTGCGCCGCGAACTGGGGAGACAGCTCTGGGAGGAGAACGGGATCGACACCGACGTCGTAATGCCGGTGCCCGACTCCGGTCGAGCCTTCGCCTCGGGGTACGCTGAGGCCTCCGAGGGCGTGGAGTTCGCGGAGGGACTGATGAAGAACCGGTATGTCGGACGGACGTTCATCATGCCGACCCAAGACGAACGCGAGCGAGCGGTTCGGCTGAAGCTCAACCCGATCAGGTCGACCGTCGAGGGCAAGTCGGTCACGCTGATCGATGACAGCATCGTCCGGGGGACGACCTCGAACCAGCTGGTCTCCTTGCTCCGGGAGGCAGGGGCAACGGAGGTCCACATGCGGATCGGCGCGCCACCGATCACCGCCCCCTGTTATATGGGGATCAACATGGCGACCCGCGAAGAACTCATCGCTGCCGGCCAGTCGGTCGAGGACGTCCGAGAGGAGATCGGGGCCGACAGCCTCGCCTATCTCTCGATCGACGCGATCGCCGCCGCTCTCGGCGAGAAACACGACGACCTCTGTCTGGGCTGTGTGACGGGAAACTACCCCTACGAGATCGACGGAGAGGACACGGATCGCGAGGTCGAACGTCCACAGATCGACGATCGGGGTCTCCCGGCCGACGACTGA
- a CDS encoding M20/M25/M40 family metallo-hydrolase: MDDRQRELLEDLLATPSPSGFETDGQRTWIDAVSEVADEVRTDDYGNAVATIEGGPTEIAVVGHADQIGYIVRRIDDDGFLHLGAIGGVDKTVSRGQYVTVHADSGSIPGVIGQTAIHLREGDEEYDEIADLKADIGAEDGESARELVSVGDPITVESRQRDLQGSRLAATGLDNRVGTWTAAETLRAAAESGVGPTVHAVSTVQEELGVRGARMVGFDLAPDAAIAVDVTHASDGADAPASRGGDLDLGAGPVIGRGSANHPALVDALREAASEAGIGVQLEALGTATGTDADAFYTARGGIPSLNLGIPNRYMHTPVEVVDTEDLRGSVALLVAFLENAAGDERFAVEL; the protein is encoded by the coding sequence ATGGACGACCGTCAGCGCGAGTTACTCGAAGACCTCCTCGCGACCCCCTCGCCATCCGGGTTCGAAACCGACGGCCAGCGCACCTGGATCGATGCCGTCAGTGAGGTCGCCGACGAGGTACGGACCGACGACTACGGTAACGCCGTCGCGACCATAGAGGGCGGTCCGACCGAGATCGCGGTCGTCGGCCACGCCGACCAGATCGGCTACATCGTCCGCCGGATCGACGACGACGGATTCCTCCACCTCGGGGCGATCGGCGGCGTCGATAAGACCGTCTCGCGGGGTCAGTACGTCACAGTCCACGCCGACTCGGGATCCATCCCGGGCGTGATCGGTCAGACCGCGATCCATCTGCGCGAGGGCGACGAGGAGTACGACGAGATCGCCGACCTGAAGGCCGACATCGGGGCCGAGGACGGCGAGTCTGCCCGCGAACTCGTTTCCGTAGGTGATCCCATCACCGTCGAGAGCCGACAACGGGATCTCCAGGGGAGCCGGCTGGCCGCGACCGGACTGGATAACCGCGTCGGGACGTGGACCGCCGCCGAAACCCTGCGGGCGGCCGCCGAGTCCGGGGTCGGCCCGACCGTCCACGCCGTGAGCACGGTCCAGGAGGAACTCGGGGTCCGGGGTGCGCGCATGGTCGGGTTCGACCTGGCGCCCGACGCCGCCATCGCGGTCGACGTGACCCACGCGAGCGACGGCGCGGACGCGCCCGCGAGCCGAGGGGGCGACCTCGATCTGGGCGCGGGCCCGGTGATCGGACGGGGGAGCGCGAACCACCCGGCGCTGGTCGACGCTCTGAGGGAGGCCGCAAGCGAGGCGGGGATCGGGGTACAGCTAGAGGCTCTCGGGACCGCGACCGGTACCGATGCCGACGCCTTTTACACCGCCCGCGGTGGGATCCCCTCACTCAACCTCGGAATCCCGAACCGGTACATGCACACGCCGGTCGAAGTCGTGGACACCGAGGACCTGCGCGGGTCGGTCGCCCTGCTCGTGGCGTTCCTCGAGAACGCGGCCGGGGACGAGCGCTTCGCCGTTGAACTCTAA
- a CDS encoding zinc-dependent metalloprotease → MNPLRSLRTISQASGEGPVDWGAVGAAAKDVTSPGSVDLTQHEIDGYRGDVTAARRSIRELAAVSFDLPDTIEIQNRHHWIDANVETFRRVMAPIETHTDVFFPDASRVLNTGSTTLMLSFLGKNVLGQYDPLLLAEGDAEHALYFVHPNIRRVATELEVEEERFRRWIAFHEVAHAAEFGAAPWLSGHLEGEMERGIAGLASGRFDREAFRELDAAMTAVEGYAELIMDRAFDDEYADLREKVEARRRGGGPLAQLMRRLLGLGLKRRQYERGKAFFETVADARGIEGASVVWDSPETLPSGEELDAPEKWLARVG, encoded by the coding sequence GTGAATCCGCTTCGTAGTCTCCGCACTATTTCGCAGGCCTCGGGCGAGGGGCCCGTCGACTGGGGCGCGGTCGGCGCGGCCGCCAAGGACGTCACCTCGCCCGGATCGGTCGATCTCACCCAGCACGAGATCGACGGCTATCGCGGGGACGTCACGGCCGCCCGACGCTCGATCCGCGAGCTCGCGGCGGTCTCGTTCGACCTGCCCGATACCATCGAGATCCAGAACCGCCATCACTGGATCGACGCCAACGTCGAGACGTTCCGCCGGGTGATGGCACCGATCGAAACCCACACCGACGTCTTCTTTCCGGACGCCTCGCGGGTGTTGAACACCGGATCGACGACGCTCATGCTGTCGTTTCTCGGCAAGAACGTGCTCGGCCAGTACGACCCCCTCCTGCTGGCCGAAGGCGACGCCGAGCACGCGCTGTACTTCGTCCACCCGAACATCCGGCGGGTTGCGACGGAACTCGAGGTCGAGGAGGAGCGCTTCAGGCGGTGGATCGCCTTCCACGAGGTCGCCCACGCCGCCGAGTTCGGGGCTGCACCGTGGCTTTCGGGACATCTCGAAGGGGAGATGGAACGCGGGATCGCCGGGCTCGCGAGCGGCCGGTTCGACCGTGAGGCCTTCCGAGAGCTCGACGCGGCGATGACCGCCGTCGAGGGCTACGCGGAACTGATCATGGACCGGGCGTTCGACGACGAATACGCGGACCTGCGCGAGAAAGTCGAGGCACGCCGTCGCGGCGGCGGTCCGCTCGCCCAGTTGATGCGTCGGCTGCTCGGGCTCGGGCTCAAACGTCGTCAGTACGAACGCGGGAAGGCCTTCTTCGAGACCGTCGCCGACGCCCGCGGGATCGAGGGCGCCAGCGTCGTCTGGGACTCTCCCGAGACGCTTCCGTCGGGCGAGGAACTCGACGCGCCCGAGAAGTGGCTCGCGCGGGTCGGCTAA
- a CDS encoding 50S ribosomal protein L37e, whose protein sequence is MTGAGTPTQGKKNITTHVKCRRCGEKAYHSKKKVCASCGFGKSKKRRGYEWQGKTGDN, encoded by the coding sequence ATGACCGGTGCAGGTACCCCGACGCAGGGTAAGAAGAACATCACCACGCACGTCAAGTGCCGACGCTGTGGTGAGAAGGCGTATCACTCGAAGAAGAAGGTCTGTGCCTCCTGTGGCTTCGGCAAGTCGAAGAAACGCCGCGGCTACGAGTGGCAGGGCAAGACCGGCGACAACTGA
- a CDS encoding DUF420 domain-containing protein, protein MQQQVREHVPALTGVLTAISLALVFSAALGYVPRTLVPAAPEWVVRAIPHANALISLSAIGTISLGWYWIRRGRVRTHRLAMVASTGLFAGFLALYLYRLVLLGGPEPFPGPETVYQFVYLPLLGIHILLAVVCIPLVYYALLLAVSYPVGELGRTRHPTVGRIAASLWLVSFSLGIVVYTLLHVVY, encoded by the coding sequence ATGCAACAGCAGGTCAGAGAGCACGTCCCCGCACTGACGGGCGTGTTGACCGCGATCTCGCTCGCGCTCGTTTTCAGCGCCGCCCTCGGGTACGTCCCGCGGACGCTCGTTCCCGCCGCACCCGAGTGGGTCGTCCGCGCCATTCCCCACGCGAACGCCCTCATCAGCCTGAGCGCGATCGGGACCATCTCGCTTGGGTGGTACTGGATCCGTCGCGGGCGGGTCCGAACCCATCGCCTGGCCATGGTCGCCTCGACCGGGCTGTTCGCCGGCTTTCTCGCCCTGTACCTCTACCGACTGGTCCTCTTAGGCGGTCCCGAACCGTTTCCCGGTCCCGAGACGGTCTATCAGTTCGTCTACCTGCCGCTTTTGGGGATACATATCCTGTTGGCGGTCGTCTGTATTCCGCTGGTCTACTACGCCCTCCTCCTTGCAGTTTCGTATCCGGTGGGCGAACTCGGGCGCACGCGCCACCCGACCGTCGGTCGGATCGCCGCCTCGCTGTGGCTCGTCTCCTTTAGCCTCGGCATCGTCGTCTACACCCTGTTGCACGTCGTCTACTGA